TAATCATAATAACCTAATATTGTAATGATATCATAAATATCTTCTTCCGAATTTAAATAAATGGGGTTGTTTTTCTTTTTACCATCTCCATAACTTAACATTGCATCAAGTATAATGTTTAATTGCGTTGTTAGTTTTTCTTTTAGTTCAACTTCATTTTTGTACTTTGCTCGAAGAATTAAAAACTCTATATTTCCAATGTCGAAAGGGAATTCTTTTAAACCTTGGACGCTAATTGCTGTATCACGAAAAAGAGAGTACGGATTATTATATTTATTATACTCAAACCCATCTTGTAGATAGTATCCATAGTATAAATGTCTTTTTTCTTCTAATGTTAGCGTCTTATCTGCATTGAAGTATCGTTCCATTAGTTTGCCATAATAA
This DNA window, taken from Flavobacteriales bacterium, encodes the following:
- a CDS encoding DUF4919 domain-containing protein encodes the protein MKVFFLIIIACCIGILSYAKGPNFKKIKKNINDSTSIYYYGKLMERYFNADKTLTLEEKRHLYYGYYLQDGFEYNKYNNPYSLFRDTAISVQGLKEFPFDIGNIEFLILRAKYKNEVELKEKLTTQLNIILDAMLSYGDGKKKNNPIYLNSEEDIYDIITILGYYDYQADDKYTRKYISSARSTLKYEFTNQKEGYKHLYFNEGFSYENDNKALKKAYENDFYSKQ